The genomic region CCCACACTCTTGCCTGCCACCAGCAGCCACCACCAACAACGACAACTGCAACAACAAACCCACGACACAACAAACAAAACAGCTCGTACACCCTATGTTTACCGCCCATTTCCGCCACCTACAGCCACCCAAACTACCACTCATGACCACCACTCAATTCTCCTCTCAACCCTCGACACAACCCACCCAAGGTCAGCCCAAGAAAGTCACAAAAGGTGGGTCAAAAACTCGTCTTAAGACCGTCGCACAACCACATCTATAATGTAGATCTACTCGGTAAAATCCCTTTTTgggcggtcaacggtggtcaaatgACGGGTCAAGGTCGGTCGGGGTCGAGTCGGGTCAacggtataaattaaataatttataactaagtttaaaacggttttaccttacgatctcgaggcggagggacaaaagacgatcttccatttttctccacttttcttatctttttctctcttctttctctctaatATTTCTCTCTAAATTTGTATGGTGGGAAATGAAATAGAATAAGGATGACTAGTATGGGTGGAGTATATATGTAGATGGTATGTAGGAGTATATAATACGTATGTATACGTGTTATGTATTATTATCGTtaaaacttattattattattattattattattattatttttaaaccgcaaacttttattaatcaatcaaaagtttacaagaaattagtgggttattattattattattattattattattattattattattattattattattattattattattattattattattattattattattattattattattattattattattattattattattatcatcatcatcattattatcattctcattattgttgttattattattgttgttattattattattattattattattgttattattattattattattattattattttattttttattttttttgcaagaaagttaAACTCATTTTATTCATCCATATTGGTAAAGAAAAATGAGAAGGGATCTTACAAAAAAACCAAAGACCATCATGGACTCACAAGACAAAAGACCAAAAAACCAATACAAAAGGAGAACCAGACGTTAGTTTTTAGTTGCCAACCAATTCTGCGTGTATCTATCAAAGTTGTCCGAGAGCCTGATCTTCATCGTTTGTTGAAGAGTAGTAGAGATCTGGTCAGGAGTAGAAACGGCTCCACCGAAGATACGATTGGTTCTCTCATTCCAAATTTCATAGACCATTCCAGCCACACAACTAGCTGCCACTTTGTTCCTCCATTTTCGCTTTTTACTCCCCCCCATGAATTTGTAGAGGTAGTCTTTCACATCAATTGCATCCCATAAACCAGAAAACCCAAGCCATAGGAGCATATTACGCCTCACCTGTTGCGAGAATGGGCATCTGAAGGACAAATGCCTGTGAGTTTCTTGGGCAGCGCTGCACAGGCAACACCTATTGACATGCATAAAACCATGCAAGTTTATGTTGTCGACAGTCGGGAGTTGTCGCTGCACAGCCTGGATTGTGCACAGGCGGTGTTTGGGGATGACACTGGGAGCCTTTAGAGCATCAGCCCACCTCGTATAGTGGCCCCTGTCCCTGAAAATATGGTACGCCCTACCTACACTAAAGTTACCATTTTTTACGCAAGAATTCAGCAGCCTCTGAGCATTAGTAACTGAACCAGCAGCTTCAAGAAGAAAGTTTTTAGTTTTAGTTATGTCACGCCAGCTTTCAGCATGCCGAATCCTAGGCTGAGCCTCCCAAATAGTGTGATCGTTGAGGTTGTAAGAGCGGCTCCAGATGTCCCAAATACCGTCCCGATTTTGAGTAAGTTGCCACACCCACTTGCTGAGAAGCGCTTTGTTCCAGCTAAGAAGTTCCTTAACATTGTAGCCTCCCTCTATCCAAGGCTTGCAAATGGAGGACCAACTTTTAAAAGTCATCCGTCTTTGCATCCCAAGGGTCCCCCAAAAATAGTCCTTACAGAACTTGTTGACTATTTTGATGATGTGAGAAGGCAAGAGCAAGACAGAGCACCAAAAATTTTCCAAGCCACAGACGACCGCATTAATGAGTTGTAGTTTCCCGGCATAGGAGAGAAGGTTGCCAGACCAATGGTGAATAGAGCCCTGGATTTTATCGACCATCGTGTTGAACATACTGGAGGATAGTCGTCCAGGATTCATAGTGATGCCAAGGTAGCGGAAAGGGAAAGCATCTTCAGTGTAGCCAGTGAGTACTTTTATTTGCCGTTTCATCTCGTCATGAACACCACCATAGTAGATGCTAGTTTTGGCTGGATTAGCATATAAACCCGAGATAGAGGCAAAGGAGTCGAGGCAATTTGCAGCCGCCACCACTGAAGGAGTGTCACCCCTCACGAAGATCATGAGATCATCGGCGAAAATCAGGTGGTTGAGCTTAAGTTTCACGCATTTGGGGTGATAGGAGACCTGATGGAGGAGATGAATGCGCCGTAAGTGTCTTGAAAGCATTTCCATCCCAAGGACAAAAATATAAGGTGAAATTGGGTCCCCTTGTAGGGttagatccgtataaaaccctttctttttaggattataacgcaaaatttatatgtagattatagtcatgaaacgaaattaacaatgaaaacgataaaaattatagaaataaccttcggtcctagtgcaaaaggcaatgagagatcaagttagatctcctcctaatcgttgcacccaagatatccgagtaatgcccttgtgctagagagaatcccctaattgccttgcaatatcgaggggattattttgtgagtttgtgttggatgagagatccgggattcaggaggcacaattcccaaaaccctaatattttttagcaaatgaattaggttagaagtgaaaggagaaagctctccttatggcctctctaattcggccaaaccgaatggatcaaggggaagtgggcttccacttcctcttaatttaaaCTTGTGGTCCGGTtcataattcgctaagtgtatatgacacggtctaattataaactgtcatcggttatcggatattaaagcatcaaccaattacacggattagttgaattatttaatacgtgtccgacaaagacaatatcgtataattatatttatccaatatacattaatcaaatataaatcgcttatatttaattttacgaattaactggttaattcgccttagcccatgatatttaatccgtattaaatattatatctcaacatcacattttaactaattattagtcaaataactcagactaactggttagtcaaaattggcatctacatgactgtattttcataccgtcacatcactcaaacgtatcctataggtgtgacttttagggaccagttgatcaccgccatctgtatgacaataacgtcaaacttatctagcaagccaaccgttattgataaacgtggatcaactgataatgataccaaaagtatgccctttgatccttttagaggtttgtaAGTCCTTGCCTAACTCCAGATTTGCCCGGGAAAAAACCGCATTGGCTGCCATTGATCTTCAGGGTGAACCAAGGAGACGTAATGCAGCCCATAACCCATTTAATAAAAGTCGTAGAGAAGTTGAGCCCCGTGAGCATGTTGGAGATAAAATCCCATTGAATGGAGTCGAAAGCCTTTCGAATATCTACCTTAATGAGGCACCTGGGGGAAATGGCGCTCTGGTTGTTGCTTTTAATAAGGTTTTGGGTCATCAtgatattttcaaaaatattgcGTCCCTTGACGAAAGCTGCTTGTTCATTACCAATGAGGTCGGGGAGCACACTTTTGAGGCGATTTGCAATGATCTTGCTGATGGTTTTGTACACAACGGAGCAGCAGGCAATAGGCCGGTAGTCTTGTACCAGGGAAGGCACACTTTTCTTGGGTATGAGGGCAAGGAGGGTTGTGTTAACTTTTCTCATCATTTTCCTTTTACGAAAGAATTCTTCAATGGCTGCGCATAAGAGATCCCCAACAATATCCCAGTCGGTCTTGAAAAAAGCAGAGGAGAAACCATCTTGACCTGGGCTTTTGGTAGAGCCAATGCTGTGTAGAGCATGTTTGATTTCACTGCGAGTGATAGGGGAGGTAATGAGAGCGGCAGAATCAGTGGAGACCTTTGAGCCAGAACTGAAGAAAGACTCTTCAAACTGCTCCACTTTAGTATCACTTCCCAGTAGGTCCGCATAATACTCCACAAAAGCCTTGTTAACCTCTTCCATTCCAATCCTGATTTTCCCCTCTTTGTCAATGATTGAACCAATAGTGCTTTGATGCTTACGAGTAGCTATTTTTGCAAAGAAATAACTAGAGGAGGAGTCACCCTTTCTGATGTTGTTTGTTTTAGCTCTTTGAAATAGCATGTCATTCTCAGCCTTGCTCAACTCTTTATAATTGCAAATTAGATCCTTTTCAAGAGCAATAAGGGTAGGGGAGAACAGGTCATTCTGAAGGTTTATCTGGCAGGTATCCAGGTCTCTTTGGACCCCTTACAGCCGCGCAGCAATATTAGAGTAACTTCTTTTGTGAAGGGCAGTGAGAGCCTTTTTAACCGCTCGAAGCTTGTATAAGAGCTGGTAGGTAGGGGTACCATAGCAGGGAGTGGCCCAAGCAGCAGCAACTATGTTGTGGTAATCAGCGTTCGTGGTCCAAGCATTGAGGAAGCTAAAGTGTTTTGTAAATTTTTGGCCTCCACCAAGGGAAACCAACAAAGGAGCATGATCATAAATCCCCGGGGGAAGGCAGTCAGCAATAGAAGTCGGGTAGAGAGTGGTCCAGGCAGGGTTGATGAGAACCCTATCAAGGCGGGCCCAGGTTCTCGTTTGGTGCTCGTGCTTATTAGTCCAGGTGTACTCGGCGCCGGTGCTATGCATATCATCCAAAAAGCACTTAGCCAGGCAGGCATTGAAGTCCATGATGTCATGAATGGATGGAGGATTTAGACCTTTTCTTTCATTTAAATACCTCACAACATTGAAATCACCAGTCACCATCCAAGGGGATCCAAAAGGGGAGACAGTAATGAGTTTGTCCCAGAGCCGATGTCTGTCTTGGGGGTCATTCGTACCGTAGACAAAAGTAGTGGCAACACAGAGGTTAGTAGCTTTGGAAATGACATTACAGTGGATGAGTTGCTCATGTAGAATGATATTATTAATGATCAAAGTAGCAGGATTATAGAACAACCAGATCCTACAACGAGTCTTGTTGCTGATAATCTCATACTTAGGGAATTTCTTCATAATAAGATGCTCCTTGTGATCCTTTACATGAGTCTCGAGAAGGCCAAAAATATCCACTCTATGAAGGTGCAAAAACTTACTAACCTCAGTGTGAAGCCTCTAATGTTCCATGAGGCTATCTTCATGTTTATCAGGTGGTAGGGGTTCAACAGTTTCAACTAAACGTAGTGTAACATCGTCAAGGCTGCCCGAGGCAGGTCCCTCCTCACTCAAAGCCGCAAAACTATTTTGGACAAGGACCATGATATCCTCAGTGCTGGAAGGGCCTGTTGGCGGTTCTGAGGGTATATTTTTGTGTTTAGCACTCTTGACAAGGTGGGGGGAGGGTTTCACTGTGGGGCAGATAGTGGCAGGTGCAACAGTTTTAGGCTGCCATACAGGTTTGCTTGAGGTTTTGGTTTTGTTGAGTTTGCAAAATTTCTCCGTGTGTCCCATTTTCCCAAAGCAAACACAATAATAGGGTCTCCATTCATACACCACTCTTTGAGTTATTTGGCCGTGGTAAGTCTGGCAAATCAGTGGAGAGGTCAGCTTCCACAAGGACACGGGCAAAGGAAAGACGTGCTTTAGTGGTTGTTGTCATGTCTGCGTACATCGGCTTTCCCACCTTACTAGCTAGTTTGCTAAGGACAGCATCCGACCAAAGGAAGGGGTCAAGGTCCGGAAAGAGGATCCAAATAGGGACTGTGGAGATTTTGTCCATCTCCATTGAAAAGGTAGGGGTCCATTGTTTCAGCACTAATGAGTTGCTTCCCATGCTCCATGGTCCTCCTTTCAGAACCTCGTCCATGTCGCATTGCATGGGGAGGGAGACATGGTTCAATTGCTTAGACACGAAGGCCTGCATCTGAGCAATAGTAGGTTTGGCTCCTAGGACATTACCCATTAAGGTGTACTTCCAATATTGTAACTCTCCAACAATGTCATCTTCA from Silene latifolia isolate original U9 population chromosome 3, ASM4854445v1, whole genome shotgun sequence harbors:
- the LOC141649297 gene encoding uncharacterized protein LOC141649297; translated protein: MLSRHLRRIHLLHQVSYHPKCVKLKLNHLIFADDLMIFVRGDTPSVVAAANCLDSFASISGLYANPAKTSIYYGGVHDEMKRQIKVLTGYTEDAFPFRYLGITMNPGRLSSSMFNTMVDKIQGSIHHWSGNLLSYAGKLQLINAVVCGLENFWCSVLLLPSHIIKIVNKFCKDYFWGTLGMQRRMTFKSWSSICKPWIEGGYNVKELLSWNKALLSKWVWQLTQNRDGIWDIWSRSYNLNDHTIWEAQPRIRHAESWRDITKTKNFLLEAAGSVTNAQRLLNSCVKNGNFSVGRAYHIFRDRGHYTRWADALKAPSVIPKHRLCTIQAVQRQLPTVDNINLHGFMHVNRCCLCSAAQETHRHLSFRCPFSQQVRRNMLLWLGFSGLWDAIDVKDYLYKFMGGSKKRKWRNKVAASCVAGMVYEIWNERTNRIFGGAVSTPDQISTTLQQTMKIRLSDNFDRYTQNWLATKN